Genomic segment of Mytilus edulis chromosome 12, xbMytEdul2.2, whole genome shotgun sequence:
ttaaaatTGGTATGAATGAAAAAGTCCGCGAATATGTTGCATCGTCTTTAGCATTTAAACAATGTGACGTCATATGTATACTCTGTATGTCAATCATGAATACTAAACGTATTTTTACTTTTCGTACGCTTCAGAATGGTTTCAATATAGACAAAAAGAAGAATTTGAAGCTCAAAATGAGactatcttgtttattttttgagaaattacaTACCCCAAAAAATCGGAAATAGTGGCTTTCTTAGTTACGAACTGGTAGAACTTGGAATCTAACccctcaaaatatttgtcaacgtccaatgaaaattatcgttacaaaCGAATTACACTAAAATGGATCATTGATTTTTGGTTACTTaccgtccagtggcaaatatttcatgcatattcgtACGagaataaattcacaaaaaaatacaatatgtagtTTTTGTAATGGAGGCATCCGGAATACTGATCGGAAAAATCTAGACTGCCACTGGAATGAGGGAGTATTCatttggatagggacagaaatgtaGCCTTGCAACAAGTCACTAACAAACCCCTTAAAAAATTGTTGAAAGTGTTTTAAACGTGCAAAAACTACGGCACTCTCTTTACAAGAGGCATCGGAATTACCCCCTATTCTGACCGACATGGCTTCAAATTTTAACACTCGCACAGCCAAATGCACGCACCATTTTTGCAAGGGGTTTACTGCTGATCGAGGAAGACAAATGATAACCTTCTAATACCAGTTCACCCAAGGAAACTAGGTAAATGAAATGACAACGGGAAAAAAGCATTATTTAGAGATCAAGAGAAGGTCTTCAAGTGTTCTATCATATGCTGAGCCTTCATCCTGTTTTAACGAAATTAAAAATTCGTTGGTTGCCTTCAGTTTATGTATGTTAGAATTCTATCAAAAAAATGACGTAAACtcttaaataatttttgaaaattgataaCCAACAAGGTTCGTCATCGTGTCAGTCACATTTACATGTAGAAACCTTTCACTAGTTCCTTAATCGTCCAAGTTTTCAAATATGTTGACTCCGAGCACTATTGAAGGTACAAAATGCAAAGCAGTAATTGCGACGGGTTGTTATTTTCGtcaatatttttatacatgtactagGGAACACAAGTTGCAGGGACTCGTAACTTCTTGACCAATGCTTAAAGTTTATTGGGTTTGTTTCAGTAGTCATCCTGCATTCTAAAAAGTAAATGACTctaaattgaatgtttttttatcTTGTTATACTGTAACCAGATCATTTACATTCGACAGGATAATGATGCTTGCTGGCCAAAAACGTGTCCAACTAAAACTAGATGTATTGTTGCCTATAGAAACGAACGTCTTTGTTTACCTTTCGGTGAGTTGTATTGCAAGTTTCGCTATGTATATGTTTTgataaacttgattttttttatacctaGACATGCTGTTGTTGATAGTTCAACTTTCTCTTTATAACACTactttatagttttattttcctTTGGAAGGAgcaacacactgtaaaaaataGTATATCAACTTTTCGttctaggataaaaaaaaatatggcgaAACTTCATATTAAAAGTGGCACAGTTTTAGGTGTAAAGGGTGTTCCTATAGGAAATTACATAGTCtgtatttacagaaatgcaacttATAACATGAAGAATTTATCTTTTTGACTTTATACAATTGTAAAtaatgaacagatatatcatgttaaggaggggtatttgcgaaaaataccagtcgagagaatgttaaatttcacgagccgaaaggcgagggaaattcattctcaagactggtatttttcgcaaatacccctcaataacatgatatatctgtttaattacaccgaatgttaatgtactaaaacgcattgatgatcgtgacgttacaagcgtccagtcggatagagtattttttggcaaataccacggcagagagggtaaaaaaggcatatccttttagcaaataccccggcggcgttaaaaatgaacgatattcatttgataacagtaaattggtgaaaaatacactggctattaaccaatcaaaaccccggattcttacataaggtgtaattacaGAAAAAAGATATCAATTAGATATACCAAATATATTGATATTTCATTTGTAGAAGTTGTTCTTAAAGTGAACAATAATAGAAAATTGAATgcttgttttgtaattttattggtaAGTACAAGTGTTAATCAAAGCTCAAATTGTATAACACTCACAATTAGAATTGGATCAGTGAACCGCGtctttactgtgcgtattgttgtgtgtttgtttttctacattagctagaggtatagggggaggattaagatttgaaaaaaaacatgtttaaccccgccacaattttgcgcctgtcccaactcaggagcctctggcctttgttagtctggtatgatttttgattgaagtttcttgtgtataatgcggagtttagtatgacgtccattatcactgaactagtatgcatatttctttagggccagctgaaagacgcctccggtgcgggagtttctcgctacactgAAGACCCATTGGCGGCCTtaggttgttgtctgctctatgatcgggttgtcgtccctttggcacattccccacttccattctcaattttatttcccaaattgataaatttacaataacaaataatatattccttaaaataaatttgttatgtTTAAACCATAAAATATTGTTAAGATCAATTGTTTTCTCTCAGTTTTAATTTGACGTCATTAGAATCACGTGCATTTatgacttttatattttttttaggaaatcaATCGAATACAAGAACGATTCTCCTCATCGATTGTAGTTAACATATGCATTCAATCAAAAGTACGGATTCTTTAgcaatatatatgtaatataacTATTCTAACATTCAGTGGAactttatgtatatttttatactcattttattataaattttccaTCCCCTTTCCTGATGAAATTTTTAACTTCAATACTTAACTTAATTTTATAAACTACAaagcaaatattttatgtttagaTACACCATGTGACAATAATCAGTGTCAAAATGGCGCTTCGTGTATTAATTCTGTTAGAGACTACAGCTGTCGATGTTTAGCTGGATACTATGGACAATACTGCGAACGTAAgttattttgtattcaattaataacacaattaagaagaaaaaaaagaatggaaaaaaatataataaagtgAAGGCTATTTTCAATACTTATTCAAGTCTATACTAGGTTGTCGCTGTACCACGGCTTCAAGTTTTGAATTGTTCGTCTTTTTCTAATCAATTcaacttttttaatattcaatcgATTATATGATTGATTGGTATGCATCAATCATAAACAGGCTAACGTTTATCACATTGTCTCAtttctacattagaaaaaaaaacatatactaaGGCTTGGCTTGCCTGCTAGAATAACAGTAGCATTAATGGCCTTGTCTTGCTGTGTTGTGCTGATTACAAAACCGTTTATATAAAAACCTCTTTAGCGTTTTAAAGATTTCAGTCTgaattttttattgtatatatattaacatttaaaCAGTGCATACGTTTATGATAGAATTTTTAAAGTGTCATTCTGTGCGGTATACTTTTAAAATGGATTATATTGTGCCCGTTTAACAAAATAAGCCTTATTATGCTATATTGATATTCTAAAATCCGCTTGGATGTACTCCTCATTAGCAGGAGGAAGATACAGAAAAGAAGACGAAGACTAAGTCAAGAATATGCACTTTGATTACagattttccattttgaattttcattggagttttgtatttttgttatttactttttgcTATTTCACTTATagaaaattattcatttttattacaGTGACTCCATGTTCATCAGGTCCTTGTAGAAATGCAGGCACCTGTAGTATATCTGGATCAACGTATACTTGTACTTGCAGACATGGATATTATGGAACGCAATGCCAGTGTAAGTCCAATAATTGtttatatactgcagctgtgctatttgagcagtcaaattgcattgaccgtatattcatatgtgatatatagtcactgaccgtatatcgcCTTGTTTATAACGTTGACAATgcgtttccgtagagttttattcATGACGGCAATAAAACAATACAAGTTCGCGGAAATTTTACGTCTTTCGCTCAAAATTAAGAAACGATGGTTTTTACCCTAAGTACTTCCCTTAGAACATTTATATAAGAGTTGCAGTTTATAAAGAATAACcgtacattgtctcgaaatataaatgatatttgttCTCGGCTCGAAACATGTAGAAATGATCagcacagcctcgctttctacctgtttataagtcttgtacaaataacattgatatttcgagacaatgcaTAGTTATTCTATATAGCCTGTTAAATGTTAATAAAACACAATGAATTAAGATATGGTTTGCAATACCAGCAGTCAGTTTCATGAATGTGTATTGTCGGGGTGTGGAGTGTGGggttaaagggggggggggggggggggtgatgcCTGGCAGCCAAGTGATCTACGTAGTTCTACTTCTAAAATCACTtgtcagtcaacactgaggttgtgagttcgaacccctcTCGTGCAGGGCACTCGACCCCAACCTTAATTGACTAagatttaaaatttcaaagtcaaagtcaGTGGTTTTTACTCCGGTTTtctcaaccaataaaaactggttGCCAAGTAAAAGCATTAACGTGGCGCCTAAAAGTGGcgtcaacaacaatcaatcaataaattagCTGGTCAATTTTAGAAATGTTAAAAAGTCCtatatcgattgagagaaaacatttcagggttacaaactataaCCGTGGGAAACACATCAACGTTAAAAGATTTTAACTTTTTGGGTCGTTAGATATTTGAAAAATCCCGCGATGGTTTGATGGATTCCAATATTTGTTTGACAATGTAACTTATTTGTATGATAATGATGGATTCTAATCTATTTTGACAATGTAATTGTTTGATGTTACATTTAAACATATTTGAGATCAATTATTCTACACTAGTTGAACGTTGTGAGTAAAAGAAAACATTTCTATTTCTGTTATAGTTAGTTGAATGTTTGGTAATCAAAACTTTCGATTGCGaataatttgatagttttaatgaagaaaaaatgTATAACCTTCTGTTTTAGTTGATGCATGTTCACCAAACCCGTGTCAAAATCTGGGCACATGTTATCCTTCTGGTGGATCGAGCTACAACTGCGCGTGTTCATCTGGATGGTATGGATCAATATGTAATAGTAAgtatagtctcattggcaattattccacgtctccttatttttataaacactcgtgaaaagtaaaatcacaaaaatagtgaactctgaggaaaattcaaaaaggaaagtccctaatcaaatggcaaaatcaaaagtttaaacacatcaaacgaatagataacgactgtcatatttctgacttggtacaggcattttcttatgtagaaaattgtgaattgaaCCACGTTgtaaagctagctaaacttctcattTGTTGTAAAAGAGTACGATTATTGTACCCTGCGTTCTGGACATGTTTCGAAGCCTATAATGTATATTGTAGTTCCATAGTTGTCCAGAACGTTACGGCACATGCTTTGGCACGTAACCTAATCATACATGTCAAAAAATTGTGTAAACTTCATTTGATATAGATTCTGACATTATGCTAGCAGTTTTCCAAAACGAATAGGTTTACACATTAGGTAACATGTAAAACTTACTATTGATATTGTATCGCAATTGACCCGGAACTACATGTAGTTGATTTTTACCAGTATTAATTATGTGGATAACAAAAGGATTAAGCATGTTGTAATGTTTaatcaaatacggctaaggtaatgtCTTCCTTGGGTAGACAATTCTAGGTAAATTATGATGACAATTCTAGGTTAATTATGATGACAATCTTAGGTAAATTATGATGACAATCCTAGGTAGTTTATGATGACAAGGCAATacgtttcttttttatatttaatatttcattgaaatGCATTTATTATACAGTATTCTATTTTAGTCAGTCCTTGCTTTCCAAACCCGTGTTACAATAGTGGTGTATGTACTGCATCTGGACCCTACTCGTATTACTGCACATGCCAACCTAGTTATACAGGAACAACTTGCCTCGGTAATTTGTTTTTAACGAATTTTCCATGCAAAAAAATATACTATTGTCACACAATATGCTTCACCTGTCTACATACTTTTGGTGAACAATATACATTCACATATCAACGATTAcgatttgaacaataaaatacgccacatggaaattaaaaaaaatatataaaagtttacCGAAAGATAAAAAACACACATTTAGAACTCGTAAGTTTAAACAAACAGAGAACGCCATAGCAATACACGTTTTAATACCAGCAAACAGCAAAACATACAGCAGTGAACAAAACAcatataataaaaactaaagaCCGTTCAAGACAAACCAAAGTAAATACGACGGAGTGATAACAGGTACTTCGGAACGGTAAGTAGGAAGTAATATGGATCAATATGACATAAGCACGGTAAACCTTGTCATTCATTTTGTATTCTATCTTTCAGtggttgatgattttttttatcgtgcTTTGCTAAAGGATTTTACCTTATTTGGATAGTTATATTTGATCTACAAGGGGTGTATATGAGGCGtattcaaaaaatgttttgaaacgtTAACCAGATtaatatactgtgaaagtacttttattcgtggggtaccaattttcgtggatttcgtggatgacgttatccacgaatttaagtgtccaacgaaataaaacaaacattgtccaaatcaagacatggaaagatcccatgtaggtttgactactgatatgatctagagaatatattgaataacgccaaatctgaaAATGCTATATAGTAGTCATAGGGCAAACGCGCTATGAACTACAACTCCATGAAGGagtatacccatttaatctttcagaacattaccatgattactgtacaacttttgatcttttaattctcataaaaatatttttgatcgatgaaagtcagatttccggtattggtATGCttgtatgataaagtgttcattttatatcctcaaaATTCTCGTACATATCGGAAATAATAATTTTATGCTGAGCttaattttgataagaattatttaacattaagatacgtttatagcatttgtttttgtgtactgttttctgtaggtgacatgtttatggcctaattaacacctttgatggtcttaaatctgttgatcactttatctaGGATTAATTAGTGTTGTCACTACGATTTACCATTTTaccgggtcaatgtttactttgcaattttccTCAATCAAGacaatttgtaaccttcgtttctaaagcttcaattttccaatttttttttttagaaaactaaaatccacgaatttaaaaacccacgaacatgtaaatatttctcaaaccatgaaaattgatacccacgaattaaagtactttcacagtaatttGAAAGCTTTTAAAGCCTTACTCattttgtatttgttgtatgCTGCTTAACGGTATTTCAGAGGGTAACATTTCAATCATACATTTTTTGACGGTTGCAGTCAAATTCACGAATGCTAGAAATATCATGCATTTGACAGcaaaaattttctttaattttaattaacttatttcaattaaaaggacatttttttttacataaataaggccgttagttttctagtttgaattgttttacattgtcttatcggggccttttatagctgactatgcagtatgggctttgttcattgttgaaggccgtacgatgacctatagttgttaatgtctgttttattttggtcttttgtggatagttgtctcattgccaatcataccacatcttcttttttatatatacatataatttataaaaaaaaactgctttaTCAATGCTGTCTGGGTATGATTTTAAACTTtctgtctatttaaaaaaatgacacaCACATAATAAACATTTGAATTGACCATCGAATTAAAGACTGCCAACGGTCATTTaagcaaatataaacataaatatagatagaaAAGATAGTGAATTCGAGCAATTATATTTTTCTAGGTCtttctaatttcatgttttaagttAAAAATATACTAGAAGGATAATTAACGTTTGTGCCTGTATAAGAATGGGTTTTaatggatcgaatcagtcaatcaaaatATATACCCTTGTtgcactttcaatgttgacatgccttttttttttaatgactgaaACGCATATTTCATGCATGATTTATCTAAAGATAAGGGCAacatgaatatggattcaatgaggtccaatTATTCATTTGTAAGTGAACAATTAATCAGCAATGTTTCTTACCTTAGTTTTACAACATTTAACTATACTGGCTGCTTAAAGCGAATTATCATTTCGCTATTTCACTTTCATAAGTATTGCACAAATAAAAATGGattgtttttatacatattttgtagCAAGTTCGCCTTTGAATACGCTTACCACATTTGACAAACAAGAATATTTTCGAAACAGAAAAATGCGTACTCTAATTGAATTACACTACATTGATTCTTAATAATTGCAcgaaaatataaaacacaaatgTATGTAAGTAGAAATGTAATGTATGATAATTATGTAGTTTTTATTGGCcacttttatatattatttttagaaaataaaaactcCTGCAATGGTCGCTGTGGAACTGTCAGTGGTTCGTACAATTGTCAATGTGACGTCAACTGTTTATACTATGGGAATTGCTGTGTCGACAAAGTGTATTACTGTCACAGTGgctaattgtacatgtatcaactGTATTGTATGAAGAGCTGTTTCTATGACTAGTGTAACTAAAATAAGTAGATATTTAAATGGTTGCTTTCCTTGCTTTATTCATTGGACAATTATTTGGAAGGTTATTGGACCTGTCAAAACTAGTTCTGCACACTCATACGCAAACTCACAACAACTATAATTCAGCTATCCTTGTCAGAAACAGCTTTATTTGCgtttcaaaaatgtatattattctcACAACGACTTCAAactcaaataataaaaatgtctaactaaattttttttttggggggtacaGTCGTTAGTTTACATCTAGtgttgtaacacagtacatgaagCACTGTGGGTTCTATATGATAATCTATTCAGTTCACCATTTATTAAACCCTGTAAATGTTAAGACGAGTTACATTTCTTCAATCTAAAAGGGAGTCATGAATTACTTTAgttattcgttgttattctgtggttaacatgtcgaaatgttttattatattgttcatttaatatgtatttctctgtctttggtgtttttgtatgtatttatacTCTGTTGCCGTTATGTAATGTTTTCAATTTAGCGGATTATTTCACATTTACATTAAGCGCAGAGGTTTGGCTAGGCACATAACCAGGTTCATCcatcattttttcttcaaatcgaCTAATGAcatttgaacagcagtatactactgttgtctgtATCTAACTAACAGCGAACTCATAACTAATTCATTTCTGCATTTACCTCAATCTAAAAAGAAGAGACAGGCCT
This window contains:
- the LOC139497350 gene encoding uncharacterized protein, with the protein product MQAPVVYLDQRILVLADMDIMERNASLMHVHQTRVKIWAHVILLVDRATTARVHLDGMDQYVISVLAFQTRVTIVVYVLHLDPTRITAHANLVIQEQLASKIKTPAMVAVELSVVRTIVNVTSTVYTMGIAVSTKCITVTVANCTCINCIV